A window from Planctomycetota bacterium encodes these proteins:
- a CDS encoding bacteriorhodopsin produces MENYIVFAPWAQLTIAHVLSLGAACMFAGLLYFIVTAKQIAPKYRIANWLGAVVMVSAALELGNQYIVWKSTMSGVESATGGTVFGALTGTAFSNGYRYVNWSIDVPVLLAQFVVVFGLVGKKFWSPVIQFTIAGLLMIYTGYIGQYFEAVPTDAASNLAAIAAADPSVLTPGNTVGSVGQPWPYWLWFVVSCVFYAWILVLVLKVGLSADNLSKLPPVARTWMKAVVWTLVGSWMLYLVGYLMPAVSISQESAVIRQGAYTVADVVSKVIYGIMIGYVAVLRSNAEGYSEASLNRLGFDDAHQPVAANS; encoded by the coding sequence ATGGAGAACTACATCGTCTTCGCCCCGTGGGCGCAGCTAACCATCGCGCACGTTCTGTCCCTCGGGGCCGCGTGTATGTTCGCGGGCCTGCTTTACTTCATCGTGACGGCCAAGCAGATCGCGCCGAAGTATCGCATCGCCAACTGGCTCGGTGCCGTGGTCATGGTGTCGGCCGCTTTGGAACTTGGTAACCAGTACATCGTCTGGAAGAGCACCATGAGCGGTGTCGAGTCGGCCACCGGCGGCACCGTCTTCGGGGCGCTCACGGGCACGGCCTTTTCCAACGGCTATCGCTACGTGAACTGGTCGATCGACGTGCCGGTGCTGCTCGCGCAGTTCGTGGTGGTCTTCGGCCTGGTCGGCAAGAAGTTCTGGTCGCCGGTCATCCAGTTCACCATCGCAGGTTTGCTGATGATCTACACCGGCTACATCGGCCAGTACTTCGAAGCAGTTCCGACCGATGCGGCAAGCAATCTCGCGGCCATCGCCGCCGCCGACCCGAGCGTGCTCACACCAGGCAACACCGTTGGAAGCGTCGGCCAGCCGTGGCCGTACTGGTTGTGGTTCGTGGTGTCCTGCGTGTTCTACGCGTGGATCCTCGTACTGGTGCTCAAGGTCGGGCTCTCGGCCGACAACCTCTCCAAGCTGCCGCCGGTCGCGCGGACGTGGATGAAGGCCGTCGTCTGGACGCTGGTCGGTTCGTGGATGCTGTACCTCGTCGGCTACCTGATGCCGGCCGTGAGCATCTCGCAGGAGTCGGCGGTCATCCGTCAAGGTGCCTACACCGTGGCCGACGTCGTGTCGAAGGTGATCTACGGCATCATGATCGGTTACGTCGCGGTGTTGCGTTCCAACGCGGAGGGCTACAGCGAGGCGAGCCTCAACCGTCTCGGTTTCGACGACGCGCATCAGCCCGTCGCCGCTAACAGTTAG